A region of the Thamnophis elegans isolate rThaEle1 chromosome 1, rThaEle1.pri, whole genome shotgun sequence genome:
TCTTAGCCTTCCTTAAAGCTTTAAAAACCTGGCTATTTACATGTGCCAAGGGCCCCACCTCCTGGCTATATTGCTAAGACTCCAGCTGTCTTGCTGTGCATACTGTATATTCAAATTAGATGTTTTAATGCTTTTTagtgttttaatgttttttaaaaaaatatttttaagattttaattatatgtgtctgaattgtgagccgcccagaatcTCACAAAGTCTGGATGGGACAGGATAAACTTCCTTCAGCCAGCAAGATATTTGATATAACCCTAAAACTGTAATAGCTAATGTCATTTAAGAGTACTGTACTCGTTATAATTCcaattaataaaattattggaAGATCTTCATACCACAGAAGCTTTAAATGATTGGATGCTAATATAGTTTTGGTATGAACCAAAGGAAATAATTAGAATGGAGAACTGCTATGTCCATAAAACTAGATTATTTCATATCAATGTAAAACTATATTGCACTATAGAAAGCTTTTCACTAATTCTAGTTTCATTGTTTAGTGAAAGTAATAATCAAAACCATTTTTATGCCCATGTCTAAACCACTCCATTAAGACTAAGATAGCCAGATTCTTTACTAGGATATATAGTTGAaagtacatttcttttcttctttgggcAACACAATTTAACGTACtagtttttacttttaaaaaagaggGTCCATGTCTAATACGTTGCAACAACCATCCCTCCTCTATCATCATTTGAAATGCCACTGCTACGATGGTAAAATTAGCCAGTTTGTGTAGTGGGTAAGGCACTGGGATAGAACCAGAAGCCCTTGAATTCTTGTCCCATCTTAGGGACAAAACCCAGCTGCTTGACTGTGATCCAGTCACTCTAAAGGAGACAATgggaaaccatttctgaaatcttgccaacatAACTGCAGAGGTTAGACCAGGCAGTTATCCGAAGTCCaacctgacttgaaggcacacacagagagagagagagagagagaagatgaaaCATGCTTCAGCATTTGCAAAtacaaggtagtccttgacttaacaattgcaattggAACCAATACTTTCATCACAAAGTGATGCAGTCATTGAGTCACACCCAAAATTGTAAGGTTTTTTGCTGCAATTCTTAAACAATTCTGactttccctattgactttggttgtcagaggccctctgggaaggtcacaaatgggaatCACCCactcctgggatgctgcaattgttataaatacaagcCATTTGCCAGTTTGAATTGCTACGGTGGTATAAGGACtggctgtaagtcactttttccaatactattgtaacttcaaaaggtcattaaacaaatagtcATAGTCAAGAAGTACCTATATCAATTTCCATCTGTTCAACAAGCTTGTAGAATGGGAAATGTTTAAGTTGCTTTGAGATACTgtactacatttttaaaatgtcattatttACTGATATTATTTAGATGTTGTTTTTTGTGCAAAAAGTATTATTGCAGGATGAAAGCTGTTCCAAGTTGGCTTTTGCAATTGATttttgatgattttgtcaatgtcaaTGGTGTTCAAGGGGTGCTTCAGATGGTCTGGGATTGTGCACTTTCTATATTGGTTTGTTTGTTCCATTTTGCCAGATCCAATCTGATCATCTGGCTGACTCTGCAATGAACCAAAataacaccattggcattgacaaaatcactatcagccaactgcaaaaggcagcttcacttggaacaacttacatcctaTGACAGAatctttaacatcatcaaacatcaacatctgcctattgcAGATTTTTGAGAAGGACTTAGTAggtgaataaaaatattaaatctaaTCTGAACGTCTGGCTGTATATCGAAccataataatattttatatttttctgagaACAAATTTATGAAGAAACAAAACATAGCTCCCTTACTATTAGTATCTGTGTGAAACTGAAATGAATCCTTACAGTGGTCATTAAACTCAATTGCAAATTTGATATTAATTATGAAATTAGACCAAATCTTCAGTACATTTTTAGAATGAAAAAATGATACCATTTTAAGCCATTCTGAGAAAGATTTTGTATTATTGGAGGTATAGACAGATACAGATATACTTCAAGCTAAAACCAGACTCATCATAGTTCATTTTAAAAGTGGAAATTGTATCTTTTTTGGCAAATGAGTTTCTACTGTATTCTATTTTCATTCTTGCACATAGTAATTGATAAATCTAATAGTTCATTCTTATTTGCCATAAAAGTGTGCATCCTTGTTTGCACAAACACTTTTGTTTCTTTATCCATTTTTCAAATACTCTCTAAATGATGTTGGAATTTACAGAATTTCTTAAGAAACTGAAGATACTTGTCCAAACAATAATGTAGTATTATATAGAAAGCATTTTCAAATACAATAGATTATCACCCTCAGTCTAGATTGTATGATTTGTTGTAAAATGTGCaattattaaaaagcaaaatagatGAATACgttttattataattggctaaatgTGTACTTAGTTCATACCCATCATCCCAATCATATGCACTTTTCCTGCTTCTTTTAAGCTGGGGTGAGGCAACTATACATTGCTGTTTCCTCAAACaaaaaaactattatttttacttgtgtaaaatttcattatttaaaaagcaatttcaTTTATGTATTTTTCTGGCACAATTACTTTGTATACAGGTCACCCATCAGAGAAAACAATACTGATAAGAGATTACTACAGaaaattatataaggaagaataaTAGCTTACTGTCTATTGCATTTGCCTTCATAAAAAACCACTGTATATAAAAAGTAAGCAGAGCTATCTATTCACAGAATGACGGAGATCAAGATTATTTCCATGTATAATGCAGGAAGttctcaaattatgaccacaattgagcccaaaatttatgttgctaagtaaaacatttttaagtgagttttgtcccattttaagatctttcttgccacaattgttaaatgaatcactgtagttgttaataatacagttgttaaattaatctggcttcctcgttgactttgtttgtcagaaggttacaaaagttgATCAGATGACCCCACAACACTGCACCTgtaataaatatgagtcagttgccacgtgtctgaattttgatcacgtgaccatgggaatgatgcaacagtcatgtgaaaaagtcATAAATAGCTTTTTCAgttcccttgtaactttgaatggtcactaaatgaactgttgtaagtcgaggaccacctgtaaaagGGCAAGTATTTACTCTGTTCTCTTTTCTTACGTATATCAACAAACCAGATCCACTATTTGCTTTCTTCATTTTAACAAGAAAATTAGATACATAACTGAAATAGTATTGGAGACCTTACAGTGTAAATATTAGTGATCAATCAATcagtaaatgaaacaaaaaacacTTATTTTAACATATCCGTGCTATTTATATCCTTCATGACATTTATTGGTGGTTTTAAAACATTCTCATCTTTTATTCCAAGATCAATAATAAGAGAAAAGCCATCTGTTCAGAGAGACAAAAAATATATCAGAACAATCTTATCagcaaaaaaaatccttaagttTCATATTTGCTTCATTGTATTTTCATATTTCTTCTTTATCCAGCACTCTTGCTTTCTAGCATGTTGTATCCAATTTTAACTGGATCCTTTATAAATGAAATCATGTCTCTAATAACTTTAATAGGATTATCACATTACTCAAAACTAGATTGCTTTGATTTGTATCTAATAATGCAGTGCTACCCGAAAATCAATGTTGATTTCAATGAGCCATACCCCCACGTTAATGGGCTCAGAACTGTATCCTAAAATGGGAAAAAGCTTCAGCTAAGGAAAACtggcagtttaaattaagatccATTATGTCAGAAGAACAAACAGCATCTGACATCAACTTAAAGGCATTATTGAAGGTTATTACCAAAGTCATTCTTAGTTTCTGTATCTATTTTTTACCTTTTGcaattttctgtttcattttataTCAATCCACCTGTTGTATTGTTATGTATTCAATATTTAAGCCAAACTTGCTCCTTTTCaaggtttttaaaagaaaaaaaatgcagtatcTGCAAAGACTTTCAGTACAGTCATGAAAACTTTTATTTAACATTTCTTTATCCGTAAAATAACTGAAGCAAATTCCTAATGCCCACCAGTGATGGGAAGCATGCAAGATGCTCAGATTGTGAAGTTTTCTTCAACCTTTAAGTCACAATGAAGCCTTCATCTTTTTGCATGACAGAAAACAACAGCTGATGAACCTTGGGGAACACGTGCCAGCTgtctttcatttgttttattgtcCAAGCAGTAGATTGGTAGCAGCATTTAAAAAAGCAAGTTATAGCACTGAAATCAATCTCAGTACTGTTTTTCAGTTGTAAACAAAATTTGAATTATGGAGGGTTTCATACTTGATACACATAAATCAATTCTGGTTTTACATAAATTGGTATAAACTTTTAAGTGAATACATAGTTTGAATCAAATGTTTATGTTCTCTTCTATATGCAGTTCTGAAGAGTGAAGAGATCCATTTTACATAATAGGCAGCGGTATATTATTTGTAGAAGATTCCATGAATTAAAAATAGTGCTTTACACTGGATATGGGATAAACATTGCAATctagacagttttttttttaaattaacactcattttaaaacatttcaaattgCAGGCCTAGATAAGGACTGAACAAAAGTAGGTTTTTATACCAGCCAGAACTTTTTAAGTGCACATCATAATATATCCAAGAAATGTTTCATAAACTTAATTCTTACTAAAGTCTCCTATAAATAAATTAAGTTTCTTTCTGCTACAAAACTGTTACAATCTATCAATAGTGTGCATAGCTTGAATGCTACCATGAAGTTCAGACAGTACTCTAAAAGATATACGTTTCACTGGCAATAAGCTAGAGACAGCTGAAAGCTTGAAATAGTCTGAGTTCCACGGTAACAATCTGTAGAACTGAGTAATATTTGTCATtcacttattttatttcttccctcAAAGTgtcttaaaacaatttaaaatctgATTAAAATTTATTTGTATTCTCTGGCATCTTCTGTTAAGAAATTGCAACCGTTTTAAATTTTTGTCCTTTGATGAATACATTCTTTCTAGTGGTATGCACACTTCAACAGCGACTGGCTGCCTAACAAAGTTCCTTTATGCATACCAATAGAACCCTGTCCagttttgccatttgtggagaaCCGATGACAAGATACAAAAGCATGTGTTTGCCATAAATAGCTTTGGCTAACGGAGAACTGCTCGTACAGAGCAGATCAAATTCTCTATATGGAGTGTAGTGTCTGGCTTTTAGCCAAAGGTTCCTGATGCAAGACTTAGTAGCAGCAAAAGCTTTCAGACCTATTTGTACAAAAGTTAACTGGAAAACAGCTGCTCTATGACTAGACAAAAAAGTGGAACATGAAATACTGAACTAACGCAAAACTGGGGAAAGTATCCTGAAATAACATTCTAGGTTAGCTAATAATTTTTATTGTATGTTTTTTTCTGAACCAGGATAAGTTGCTGGACTAATTGTTTCCTAATAATGAAACATATTAAAGCAACCATAGATTTGGGAAGGAAGGTTGCATATTCAAATCACTGTAAGAGTAAAATCACAATGTAATAGATTAGTGATTGAAATGGAATATATACTAAAGGGATGGGAAGTgatacaaaatatatttgtatatgttTCGTACATTTTCCCATTAAAACAAAGGGGCTTTCTGTAATAAGCTACAGGTTTTATTGCGGTATGGTGATTTGATATCTTATTTCAAATTAGAGTTACATTTACAGTTCCCTTATATAGAAATTGCCATTATGAATGATGCTTCACAAAATATGTTTAGGTTGCAAGATCTGCATGGTAAACAATTCCTACTCCTGTTCAGTAGCATATATTTCATGTGCGAAAAACAAAAAAGGCATAATTACAGTTAGTTCATTTAAcagaaatgaggaccaagatacAAGATACTGATGACACAATTCCATAAATTAATTGGCATTCTagggagatggaagaagaaatcaaACATATTACAAAAAGTGCTTAAAATGCATAGTGTTATGTGCTGTCATGTCCCAAAAAATAGGCTTATAAAGGCATGTGAGGTGTCTGAATGCACAAAAGCCTCCTGGAATTGCAAGTGCAACTGTAAAGTAAAACCAAATAGAGTCCCATGTGATCATTGGACAAGAGTTTAAAGCAAGGGGTTTAAAGGCAATCAATTAACTTAAACCTTTTCTTTTTGCTTGGCTAGACTATCCACATCAACTATCACATTCATTGTACACATTTGCAAGAAATGCCTACAGTTTGGGCTAAAATATATGGAAGGCATTCCATGGATTCTACATAAAACTACCAGGTTTAAAAAATAGTCTAACGATGGACATTTGTAGACTGTTAATGATATCTTCTTTGGGTATTTGGGTTCTGGAAGATGGGGCCAAAAAAGGAATTAGTATTATTCCAACTGAATGAGCTGCAAAAATGGAAGCTCTGGATGGCACATGCCTGTCCTTTTATAAGGGTTTTCCTTCAAGTGTAACTACCACATTGCCTCCTAGTTTCTCTCCCAGTGTTGAACGATCTTTAATATCTTCATACCCATTTACCTGCCACTCGTGCTTAATACCTGAAAAACACAAATGAAAATACATATGTTTTGTTCGATATTTTAGTGGCAAGGATTTTCTTTTATAAAGTTGcttaaaaataatgaatatataGAAATCTGCCTGCTCCTTgagcagaaatttaaaaaattagtCTGAATGCAATTGCTACTAAAATCAAAATTGTCTTATGACATGTTTTCTACTCATACCTGtaaatttctttttaatggcATCTTTAGAGCTTGCGTAGATCATCTTTGATTTTAAAGGGGCATTTTCTGGGGCCctacagaggagaggagaaattgGTTAATTCAGCTCTAAATCTTGGAAAGTCAACTGTGTTTTTAACAGTAATCCTTTGACTTACACACCAGAATATAAATACCAGATCTTCCTTTTTAGATTCCTTTGTTTCATATGTTGCATCATACAAAGCATATCGGCAATCATTCagtggtaacagcttcacaaagGCTATATAAGGGTCCTCGACTGTGACACCAATGTCACCAACTAATATCTGCTTTGCTTCTTCTACAATTATTTGCTTTTTGTCAGCACTTAAACAGAAAAgaactgctttctttctttttttaatctcctcCGATGTTGAAGATTTCCGTACTTTCATATCATTGAAAACCTTGATAACTTCATCATTCACTGTTACCCCAGAAGCCTATAAAACAAATTGAAATAATACTTGTTAATATATACTGAATTTGAAGACATACTAAGAGCAGCCCTACTGAATTCAGCAATATTTACCTCAAGGGAGATATGCATAGAATCAAGCTGTGAGAATCTTGTAAACTTGGTCCCTAGTAAAATTTGGAACATTTTGAACACTCTTTGAGGTTCAATATTTGCTAACATTATCTACAGTTATCTATGATTAATGCCAATCAAATTCAAGGAAATGTTAATATCCAAGGAAATGGTCCTAATATTATACAGGCTTTTCTCCTAATACTATATTACCTAAATATTCTAATTTTGTTCGGGAGGCAGAATAAATGTATCTTGCGTTGTATCAGGATTTATGTTATGTACTTAAATTTTAGTTAATACTATTTTGTATATACTTCACTGAAATCACTACAGGATGAAATAACCAAGGACAGAATGTACAATTACACTGAAGCTCATTAAATCTTGCACAGCCATGTCTAAAAGAATGTAACTCACACCATCTGACTAAGAGGAGGTGTTCCTTAAAGTCGTAGTTATTTAAAGCCATAGATTTTTTTCTAGCTTTCATTCTATTGCAGTGAATGAAATAAGGATGCAAAATTTGCATGAAAAATCTATGAAATTTTCTCTATTATATTTAGTATTAAATATTATGCCGGAATGAGCCTAGTGGAAAGCAACCCACAGCACAACTTTAATATATAAAGAACACCCTAAAATGTGAGACATAAGTCAAACTATACTTGCAGAAACTTCATTTTCATGTAAACAAGT
Encoded here:
- the CFL2 gene encoding cofilin-2 gives rise to the protein MASGVTVNDEVIKVFNDMKVRKSSTSEEIKKRKKAVLFCLSADKKQIIVEEAKQILVGDIGVTVEDPYIAFVKLLPLNDCRYALYDATYETKESKKEDLVFIFWAPENAPLKSKMIYASSKDAIKKKFTGIKHEWQVNGYEDIKDRSTLGEKLGGNVVVTLEGKPL